The region gtatatttgaaaaatttgaattttgacatttatttggattcaaatttgccgctcttgaaatgcacctgctgttgatggagtgcaccacgggtggcacgctagcgtcccacctagccccaagaggttaagccattttgccacaactttggaagtatgcttggggtcattgtccatttgcaaaGACCCATTTGCAGCCAAGCTtgaccttcctgactgatgtcttgagatgttgcttcaatatatccacataattttcctgcctcatgatgccatctattttgggaagtgcaccagtccctcctgcagcaaagcacccctacaacatgatgctgccaccctcgtgcttcactgttgggattttttatggtggttttggagcagtggcttctttcttgctgagcggcctttcaggttatgtcgctataggactcgttttactgtggatatagatacttttgtacctgtttcttccagcatcttcacaaggtcctttgctgctgttctgggattgatttgcacttttgcaccaaagtacgttcatctctaggagacagaacacgcctccttcctgagcggtatgacggctgcgtggtcccatgatgtttatacttgcgtactattgtttgtacagatgaacgtggtaccttcaggcgtttggaaattgctcccaaggataaaccatacttgtagaggtctacaatttttattctgaggtcttggttgatttattttgattttccaatgatgtcaagcgaaggggcactgagtttgaaggtaggccttgaaatacatccacaggtacacctccaattgactcaaatgatgtcaattagcccatcagaagcttctaaagccatgacatcattttctggtattttacacactgtttaaaggcacagtcaacttagtgtatgtaaacttctgacctactggaattgtgatacagtgaattagaagtgaaataatctgtctgtaaacaattgttggaaaaattacttgtgtcatgcacaaagtagatgtcctaaccgacatgccaaaactatagtttgttaacaagaaatttgtggagtggttgaaaaacgggttttaatgactccaaccgaagtgtatgtaaacttccgacttcaactgtatgttcggTGAACATGGTGGAGCAGCAAACTGTTCATAGAGCGATTAAGTCTGGGTATTTAATTGAAGTATTAGCAGGTTTTGGTATTTTGAGTGATTATTCAACATATTGATTTCAATCAGTGTTTTTATAGATTCTACTATGTGGTTAGGTAAACCTCTTAGTTTAGTTTTTGATTTTTGCATCCAAATTGTCTCAAGTCTCTTTGCTTTGCTCTGTACTGATCCAGGTAACTGGTGGTCTCAATTCGAGGCCCCAGTCTTCCAGAGGCTAGTGGAGCTGtataaggtggtggtggtgtacctGCTGAAGATGCACAAGGTGGGAGTCCCCCACTCAGAGCAGAGGGTCTTCACCTGCTTCCTGGACACGGCACTCAAGCTCCTGGAGATCCTACACGCTGTGAGTGTTCATACACAAATCACATATGCCGGATTCACACTATGGGGCCGAGCTGTATGGCGTGAATCAAGCAATACTGTAGAAGAGCAGTCTTTCTCACATTACTCCTAGTTATAGACAGAaacatttaatatatttttttaaatgtaagctTTTCATTCAAATGCCTCATgtttaactgtttttttttttggttttttttattGATCTCCTAGGTGAATGAAAGAGCCGGACATATCATACAGTACGACAGATTCTACATTCACGAGTTGGATGACCTGATAGACATCCGAAACGACTACATCACATGGATTCAACAGCAGATGTACTCTATGGTGAGTTAAGCAACTTCAATCCAATCCCTGAATGCCCAATTTTTATTGAGAACCCATGGAATCTCGTCTTCTTTTACAAATGCTGTCATTAATATCCTACCGTAAGTTATTGCTTCTGTCCCCTTAGGCTCATGACAGTGCGGTCACCCTCTGTAAGTACCCCTTCGTGTTTGATGCCCAGGCAAAGACCACCCTGCTTCAGACTGATGCTGTTATTCAAATGCAGGTAAGGATGAATGACTCATTCGTTTTTACACATTGAACAAAATAATTGATTGTGTGACAATTTCCATGATTTATCATGTAGTTGCACCATGACGGTTGagctttgttttttttatttgtcttTATGCTTGCTTGTTTAGCTTTTCAAGCACCTTGAGATTGTTCTGTATAATGAAAAGCGCTATAGAGGTTGAATCGATTTAGAATTATTTCTGATGTCATTAGATGGCAGTGGACCAGGCGCAGCGGCAGAACTTCAGCTCCATGTTCCTTCCCGTGGTGGAGTCTGTTAACCCCTGCCTCATCCTCATTGTGAGGAGGGAGAACATCGTCGGGGACACAATGGAGGTCCTCAGGAAGTCCAAGAACGTTGACTACAAGAAACCTCTGAAGGTTAGCCTGTTTACCCTCTGCCATCacacctgggttgtattcattagggcatGCTATAGCAACACACAAATGAGCATATCTTATCCTGAagtcgtcgtcccccccccccgTTTTCTTCCGTTGCCTAACACAACCCTGAACCTGAATTGGTCAGATCAGACTGTTGAGACCGCTGTCCTGGATGTACGCTGGAGTTGATGGTTATGTTCTTGCAATGCAGGTGATCTTTGTTGGAGAAGAGGCGGTCGATGCAGGGGGTGTGCGGAAGGAGTTCTTCCTTCTCATCATGAGAGAGCTTCTGGACCCCAAATATGGCATGTTCCGATACTACGAGGAGTCCAGGCTGATCTGGTTTGCAAACAAGGTACACTGTTCTATTGATACATTTCGCTTTTGTTTCAttccagtgaaatgtgttgtctaCGCATTGTTGTATCAGTTCAGAAAACTCTTAGCTTTACGTTGAAACTTTGTCAAGGTATTCCCAGTAGTGTTATTTTGTGGTATTCTGTTAAATCTGAAGTACTGGTATGCTTGGACACCATCCTGGTTGCATTTCCTCACTATCCTCACTCTATGGACCGTGTTCCTCTCAGACGTTTGAGGACATTGACCTGTTCCACCTCATCGGTGTCATCTGTGGGCTGGCCATCTACAACCTCACCATCGTGGACCTCCACTTCCCAGTGGCCCTGTACAAGAAGCTGCTGAAGAGGAACCCTACGTTGGATGATCTTAAGGAGCTGATGCCTGATGTGGGGAGGTCAGCTTAGGGGTCAAGCACCTCGGGTTTCTCTTAAGCACTAATGTGGATGCACGATCTGCATACTGCTTTCATGATGCAATGAGCAATAAAATGTAAATGCTTGTGGAAGATTCTTGAGCATCAGAGGATATGAGAACGTTGACATAACATCTCAAATGCAGCAAATTTAATCTTTTCAAAAAAGTTTACTCCAAATATACACTGAGAATACCAAACATTAGTATTGAATTGCACCAcccctccttttgccctcagaatagcctcaattcgtTAGGGCATGGACTATACAAGATGTCAAAAGCATTTCTTCCCACAGTTGTTAGGTTGGCCagatgtccttttggtggtggaccattcttgatataacGGGACactgtggaaaaacccagcagtgttgcagttcttgacacaaatcggtGCTCCTGGTACCTACTCCCAtaccctgtttaaaggcactttaaatattttgtctttcctattcaccctctgagtggcacacatacacaatctctGTCTAGATTGTCTCAAgctttaaaaatccttctttaccctgtcttctccccttctcatctacactgattttgaagtggatttaacaaatgactcaataagggatcgtagcttCCACCTAGAATTACATGGTcattctatgtcatggaaagagcaggtgtccttaatattTTGTATACTCGGTGTACAgtgcttttggaaagtattcagaccccttgaccttttccacattttgttacattacaaccttattctaaaatgtattaaataaatgtttcccctcatcaatctacacaataccccataatgacaaagcaaaaataggcttttaaatagcttttttttccccttcataagtattcagaccatttgctatgagactcaaaattgagctcaggtgcatcctgtttccattgatcttccttgatgtttctataacttgattggagtccacatgacaacccacttaaagtttgccaaaaggcacctaaaggactcgaccatgaaaaacaagattctctggtcttatgaaactacgattgaactctttggcctgaattccaagcgtcacgtctggaggaaacctggcaccatccctacggcgaagtatagtggtggcagcatcatgctgtggggatgtttttcagcgactgggagactagtcaggatcgagggaaagatagatccttaatgaaaacctgctacagagcgctAAGAACCTCAAACTgggtgcgaaggttcaccttccaacaggacaacatccctaagcacacagccaagacaacacaggagtggcttcggggcaagtctctgaatatccttgagtggcccggacttgaacccgaccgaacatctctggagagacatgaaaatagctgtgcagagacactccccatccaacctgacagagcttaagaggatctgcagagaagaatggaagaaactccccaaatacagttgtgccaagcttgtagtgtcatacccaagaagacttgaggctctaATTGCTgcgaaaggtgcttcaacaaagtaatgagtaaagggtctgaatacttatttaattgtgatatttcctttttttattttgtatacatttgcaaaaatttctacaaacctgtttttgctttatcattatggggtattgtgtgttgaatgAGTAGAAAAAAcaaccaattttagaataaggctgtaacgtaacaatgtggaaaatgtcaaggggtctgcatactttccgaatgcactgtgggCTGTAGTATGAGCAATTTTCCCTTTTTTCACTGAAAACCAGGAGTCTGCAGCAGTTACTAGACTACACGGAGGATGATGTTGAAGACACATTCTGCTTGAACTTCACAGTAAGTTTCAACATTTTTACATCAATGTACTCTAGGTAGCTGAATCTCTTGTCTAGAGATGGCAAAGGGGTGACATGTGCAAGGCTTACTAGGAGAAGTCAATGTTATTTGTCCAACTTGTTTCAGGTTACAGTGGAAAACTTTGGTGCCACAGAGGTCTTAGAACTGGTTCCAAATGGCATGGATATCTGTGTTGACAACTCAAACAGGTACTTTTACAGAGTATTCCAAGTTCTTCTAATTGAACCTCTACTTAGCAACAAAGTCAGGCTGAATGTTCAGTGGATTGATTTGGTTAAAAGTTTTTGAACAAATGTATAGTTATGTAACAAAATAGTGCTTATGTCTTGTCTGTGTCTAAACATATGTAGAGAGCCTCTGTATGAGTGTCTGCTGATGCATTTCTGAATATTATTTCTCATGGTGTTCCCCTCAGGCCTGAGTTTGTCTCTGCATATGTGGACTACATCTTCAATAAATCAGTGGCCTCGCTTTTCGAGTCCTTTTTCGCAGGCTTCCACAAAGTGTGTGGTGGCAAAGTCCTGGAGCTGTTCCAGCCCAACGAACTGCAGGCCATGGTCATTGGCAACACCAACTACGATTGGAAAGAGCTTGAAAAGGTACAGAGGTCCCCATTCATTAGCTTGAACGATATGAATTGGTCTTGGAGTGGTACTGTAATGGAATTTGTTTCTTTCACCAGAGCACTGAGTATAAAGGAGATTATTGGGCTGAATATCCAACCATCAAGTTCTTCTGGGAGGTGTTCCACGATCTCTCTTTGGAAAAGAAGAAGCTCTTTCTCTGTAAGTCACTCTTTGAAAGCATTCAGACTGTCATGTCACAATGCCATGCTAGCAGGGGCTATTTACTGCTTTTGGCACTGAAGTATTGTGTATTGTATTTTCAGTGTTTCTCACAGGAAGTGACCGCATTCCCATCCTGGGCATGAAAAGCCTGAAGCTGGTGATCCAACCCACGGGAGGCGGGGAACACTACCTGCCCGTTGCACACACCTGCTTCAACCTATTGGACCTGCCCAAATACAGCAGCCGAGAGACGCTCCAAAACAAGCTTCTCCAAGCCATAGATCACAATCAAGGTTTCAACCTGGCCTAACGAATGGCACACAGACAATGCCTAGCTCCACCCAGACTGTCACATACACACGTCTTTGCCCCCTCAACTGACTCGATTCCTGCTTTAAGACTGCAGTACTGTCACCGGTGTGAACTGGAACAGACTAAGCAGCATTTGCAGGTGGGCAAATGGTTATGCAAGAGGCTTGAGGGCTTTCTATTTCAAGGCCAATCTTTGCTTTGATATTTCAGCATCATTTACAATTTCACGTCACAATATTGACGACCCAGTTGAGTTCAAATTCAAATCATATTGTTTGATATTTCTCTTGTAGATTAGCTTTTACCCGTGTTTGGATATAAACTGTCTAAATAGGCCAAAGTTCTGGTATATAATCTTTGAGCTCAGCTGGCACAAGATAGCACTGTTCATGAATTAAATGAATCTTCTACTTTGGCAATTTCTACCATGAATAGAAATGAATCTACCATGGTGAAAACATGGTATGAATGTGAGCATTTGTTGCGTGGATGTTCTTGGCTGTAAGCCTTAATACTAGACAAATAAAAAATTTAACATTACAGCCATTGGTATTGTGTGTATGACCAAGTGTATATGAATTTTGGCTTCAACTGTTAGAATGCTGCTCTAAAACATTGCATTTTTGTGGAGATTATAGGCTAGTACCAACATGAGTTTTGTTTATCAATATAATTCCTCTGAAATGTGTATTGCGATAACACTTCGGTGCTTTATAATTACTTCCCTAACATTACACTAAACTGTAGATAACGCTCACGTTATACATCACTTTATGGATTTCTATTCCATGTGTATGTGGCATTGGGGAAAGTATGATTGAATGTatactggaagaaaaaaaataacatgtaaagtgttgatttcatgagctgaaataaaatatcccagaaatgttccatacgcacaaaaagcttatttctcctttcccaagataatccaaccacctgaccgatgtggcatatcaagaagctgattaaaatgcatgatcattacacaggtgcaccttgtgctggggacaaaagtccattctaaaatgtgcagtattGTCACTGACACAATGCCAAATGTTTTGACAGAGCAtacaattggtatgctgactgcaggaatgtccaccagagctgttgccagagtactgaatgttcatttctctaccataagctgcctccaatgttttagaaaatgttgcagtacgtcaaaccggcctcacaactgcataCCACATGTAACCaaccagcccagaacctccacatctgGTTTTTTTTCACCAGCGGGATtgtttgagaccagccacccggacagctgatgaaacaggaatatttatgtctgtaataaagcccttttgtgtgggAATAACTCAttatgattggctgggcctggttggcctggctcccaagtggttgGGCCTATGCCCaattgtgaaatccatagattagggcctaatttctttatttaaattgactgatttccttatatgaactgtaactcagtaaaatcattgaaattgtttcatttgtatatttttgttcagtatagaatacATATCAACGTTGCCCCCTTTCAACCTCCAAGTGCCCATATATCTGATGTTTTAATAATTTTCTAACAAGGCAAAATAAGCGTTCCAAGAATATGAAGATTAAAATTGCCTGTTGAGACAATTCAAATTGACAGTATTTTAATGTTAAACTACATATTAATCAGCTGAAATGCACACATTGTTCAGGGTAGAGGGTGAGTTAATGAGGCAGGTTATCCTGGTCCAGTGGCAAGGAGCTTGGTGACTGTTTCAGTGGGGCAGCTCATGACGGACAAACTGGTAGTGGGACCCACATTCGGGACAGCGCTGGGGCTTCCCCTCGTGGAGCCAGAACCACACAATGGCAGTGTTGTCCTCTTCACCTATGGTACATAATCACAAGTGTTGGCACATTTTTATATTCTTTTAAGAAAATTGTAAAGCATGAAAGTATGGTACTTACACAGACAGCCTACCAGCCGTTTGTCACTAATGCCTGGGACAATGTGAGGGTCTTCTTTGGTTCCAGCATACTCCTTGGGTTTCAGAATGCTCCAAGGATCCTGCATTTTTTTTCATAAAAAGTACTTGTATGAACACAAATCAATCTTATTTGAATTGAATCAGACATCACAATAGGTTGAAACAAATAtacagtgcaatcggaaagtattcagaccccatgactttttccacattttatgttacagccttattgtaattAATTGATTTTgaaaaaatcctcaatctacacacaataccccaaaatgacaaagcgaaaacaggttttaaacatttttgctaatttattaaaaacaaaaaacataactTGTGTatgattgagctcaggtgcatcctgtttccattgatcatccttgatgtttccacaacttgacttgtgttcacctgtggtaaattcaattgattggacatgatttggaaaggcacacacctgtctatttaaggtcccacagttgacagtgcatgtcagagcaaaaccaagccacgaggtcaaaggaattgtctgtagtgctccgagacaggattctgttgaggcacagatctggggaagggtacaaaaaaatgtctgcagcatggaagacgtttggaaccacgaaaagtcttcctagagctggccgcccagccaaactgagcaatcaggggagaagggccttggtcagggaggtgaccaagaacccgatggtcactctgacagagctccagagttcctctgtggagatgggagaaccttccagaagaacaaccatctcagcagcacttcaccaatcaggcctttatggtagagtgtccagatggaagccactcctcagtaacagGCACGACAGCCCagtttgagtttgccaaaaggcacctaaaggactctgaccatgaaaaaccagattctctggtctgatgaaaccaagattgaactctttggcctgaatgtcaagcgtcacctctgaaggaaacctggcaccatccctatggtgaagcatggtggtggcagcatcatgttgtagggatgtttttccgcggcagggactgggagtctagtcaggatcgagacaaagatgaacggagcaaagtacagagagatctttgatgaaaacctgctccagagcgctcatgacctcagactggggcgaaggttcaccttccaacaggacaacgaccccaagtacacagccaagacaatgcaggagtggcttcgggacaagtctgaatgtccttgagtggccaagcgagagccaggacttgaacccgatcaaacatctctggatgtttgtgtagattgatgaggggggtgtaatccactttagaataaggctgtaacataacaaaatgtgaaatagtcatggggtctgaatcctttccaaatgcactgtatgctatCTAGATATGACCTTTCCTTTCTTCAGTGCCTGTAAGGCACGTCGCTCGAGTCCAGTGGCCTGTTCCTCATCAGTTGGAATCCCTGGAAGGAGACTGTTTGTGTGACACCGGTGACTTTATACGCTACTTGACATTCAAATTAAAGGCATAATGTTTATCAGAACAAGAAAATCATGTTACCTCTTAACAGAGTGCATGTAATAGTTATGAGTCAAACTGCACGTCCACAAGCACACACAACTCATGTCCTCCATGTTAAGATATACCTGGCACCAAATCAAAGAATGTCTGCCAAAGAAGGTGGGTCTATCAAGGGGCCTTCCAGTGGTTAAAATCCAAATGACCTTCAGTTATTAACAAATGTAGTAGGTTTCGTGTTTCTAAATACAGTAGCATCATTTTACAATTAATAACACTGTCAAATTGGTAGTTATTTTATGAATGCGTCATGCACGTGTATTCCGTGATTTGGTATTCTATTTTTACACATGTGGTGCCTAGGCGAAGTGTTGCCTTGTAGGATATACTTGCTGAGTACAGTCATAATATTGTTTATTCTATAATGTCAAATACTTCAAAACAGATTAGTTATTAGATTTGATGGACATTCCGACGAACCACAACCgattaaatgtattttacacGCACAAATTAAATTTACGCACACACGTACCTTTTAATGTGCCCATAGCGCGTGGCAGTGATCTTGCCACAACATTATTTCTTGCCAATTGCAAGGTTGTACAGGTACGGAGTAAAAGCCTGCCTGCCATAATGAAATTCACTTTCGCTTAAACTACCTCGTGTGATCTGAACAATCTGCTGGACTGAAATGACCCCATTTATTTCCAACCTTGACTTGATTGACGGAGTCAACTGTCCACTCACAAAGTAACGGTCTTATGAATTGGCCAATTAAAAAAGGATAAGCAACGCAAGCGAACAGGGGCACACTTTTTagatttttgtgtgtgttttatttattttatatcgttttatagtaGACAATGTTCAACAGATAATGCTCTGGCATGGACACCAAAAAAAAACGTGCTTCGCGCGTCAAGGTCATTGTATGACCATTAATCTGAACCTATgctaatttttgttgttgttgtaaattaCTAATATATTTAAGAGTAGTTTAAATGTTTCATGGCCTTGTAATGAGTCTGCACCCAAGCAGTGACAGTTGTATGATTGCTGGTTGCTAATGGTTTTAGCTTTAAGTTGTTCATGCTTGAACTTCACATTTTCAATACAATACTTTATCATTCGTTTTGTTGTCCCCATATTTGTGAAGTAATAATATGATAATAAATGAAGCCAAACTAAAATCAGCATATTGAATACATAACATTTATTAGATGTGAAAATACCATCCAGAGCATTTATTTAATTAAAAAAGGCAACGATGTACAAGGATACAACACTACAAAAATACTATACTTCACATAATGACATCTATTGGGTCATTTTGATAAAGAGCTAAATAGGCCCATTCCAGGTTCCATGCCATAGGCCGTatacaaataatatatatttcCCATACCCTAGAGCCTAGGCCATGGCAAAACTGGGGTATTTTCATTATACATTTTCTACAGAGGGTCTAATAGGTTACACCTGATAGATTAAAGACAATTAGTTTAGCAATTACATACAATTATTGTGAATATGGGAACCAACAAGTAACATTATTCACAAGGAAATTGACAACACTGATCATTTTATCTTTCCATTTAGATTTCATAATTTCTGAATTTCTGCAGAAGACTGGATGGGGAGTCAGAAGCCCAGCGAAAATGGCGATGGCAGTAATCACCTGGATAATGAGgacatcaaaaatatgattaaaaataaaaaaaggtacaCTTGTTTAATAAGACATTTAAATCAATTAAGATTAGACCTCAAGAGCCTCAATATGAAGCATTATATTCCCATAAGTATATTACAAGAACCAAAATTACAGGTTGGATTTGAGTTCTGTCTAAATATAGGTTGGCAAAAGTACCCGTAAACATGAAAATCGTTGAAACATTATGAAACTAGGCTATGTGCTCACTTGAAGATGGTACTGCATCTGGTGAAGGCATCTCTGGTGACTCGTGGTCAGTACAGTCTCTGTCATGGGAACTGTTAGGGAATGTTGCTTTAGAGCTCTCCAGCATGGGCTCCTTTTTGGTCCTCACGGCCCAATGCATTGACTGAGGACAGACAGCAACATACCCAAACATGAAAAAACACAATCACATAAAGTATAAGGTGAACAAAGTGCATTTAACATAATATAATGTATGCATTCAACACAGGATGCATTTTTTGAATGGGCTTATCTCAGTTACATAATACTTGACCTTAGGTCACATGATTACATTTAGGCAGTGTAAAGTTTGACAACTATTTGTATTGCTGCGATTCTGGCTCAATATCATGACATGTATTAACAAGCGGACCAGTTCCCCATTATTTGATCAATAAAAGTGTATAAAATGTATGTTTTCAGTTTGATTATAATTCTCATAATATACATACAGTTTTGACAGAGTCACCAAGCGCTAGCCAGCCATGGAATGGTATGGTAATTCCACTTCTTTTCCATACATCATAGTTTCTTCTGCTCTTTTCATTGCACAAAACCTCCTTGGCTTCCTGCAACTTCTGAAACTCTTCCactgcaacaaaatgtggacttCATGATGAGCATGGATAGGATTATTGCGACAACATTTttattatacagtgccttcagaaagtattcacaccccttacatttttccacattgtgttgtgttacagcctgaatttaaaatggattacattgagatttttggtcactggcctacacacaataccccataatgtcaaagtggaattatgtttttcgaaatgtttacaaattaataaaaaatgaaaaagctgaaatgtcttgagtcaataagtattcaactccatTGTTACGGCAAGActaaatacattcaggagtaaaaatgtgcttaaaaagtcacataataagttgcatggactcactctgtgtgcaaaaatggtgtttaacatgatttttgaatgactacctcatcttgaAGATGGCACTGCATCTGGTGAAGGCATCTCTGGTGACtcgtggtcagtacagtacagttgtttattccatgtgtaactctgtgttgttgtttgtgtcacactgctttgctttatcttggccaggtcacagttgtaaatgagaacttgttctcaactagcctacctggttaaataaaggtgaaatatatatattttttaaatctctgtaaggtccttcagtcgagcagtgaatttaaaacacagattcaaccacaaagaccagggaggatttCCAATGCCTCGCTAAGAAAGGCACCTGTTGGTAGatggttaaaaataaaataaaaagcatacattgaatatccatttgagcatggtgaagttattaattacaccttggatggtgtatcaatacacccagtcactacaaagatacaggcatccttcctaactcagttgccagagaggaaggaagc is a window of Salmo salar chromosome ssa18, Ssal_v3.1, whole genome shotgun sequence DNA encoding:
- the herc4 gene encoding probable E3 ubiquitin-protein ligase HERC4 isoform X2, producing MTLGSWGTRSLERNQVVALDAQNIVAVSCGEAHTLALNDKGQVFAWGLATDGQLGLTNFEECVRVPRNIKSLSDVEIAQVACGYRHSHALSRGGQVYSWGQNRYGQLGLGVAGQGISTPQVIQSLHGIPFIQISAGGAHSFALTFSGAVFGWGRNKFGQLGLNDNNDRYYPALLKSLRSQRVIYICCGEDHTATLTKEGGVFTFGAGGYGQLGHNTTNHEINPRKVFELMGNVVTQISCGRQHTLAFIPSSGKMDSFGLGGNGQLGTRSTSNRNSPAPVKGPWVAYNGPTPTNTDMEQGCCVKRIYAGGDQSFAHYYTPQNPLVPDDIRIPDPRRHICTLSADLTQRWLNHYTHGRLPQEISNEIDLVFSSASCLNGSFLAGSHPDHYNTSSKCSGVDMNMARLLFHRVVQHDYPEIAQQIAASLEKNLIPRLSSSPPDIEALRLYLTLPECPLFSDPNTYVTLAIPFAKAIISLKEAPLKVLGNWWSQFEAPVFQRLVELYKVVVVYLLKMHKVGVPHSEQRVFTCFLDTALKLLEILHAVNERAGHIIQYDRFYIHELDDLIDIRNDYITWIQQQMYSMAHDSAVTLCKYPFVFDAQAKTTLLQTDAVIQMQMAVDQAQRQNFSSMFLPVVESVNPCLILIVRRENIVGDTMEVLRKSKNVDYKKPLKVIFVGEEAVDAGGVRKEFFLLIMRELLDPKYGMFRYYEESRLIWFANKTFEDIDLFHLIGVICGLAIYNLTIVDLHFPVALYKKLLKRNPTLDDLKELMPDVGRSLQQLLDYTEDDVEDTFCLNFTVTVENFGATEVLELVPNGMDICVDNSNRPEFVSAYVDYIFNKSVASLFESFFAGFHKVCGGKVLELFQPNELQAMVIGNTNYDWKELEKSTEYKGDYWAEYPTIKFFWEVFHDLSLEKKKLFLLFLTGSDRIPILGMKSLKLVIQPTGGGEHYLPVAHTCFNLLDLPKYSSRETLQNKLLQAIDHNQGFNLA
- the cox5b2 gene encoding cytochrome c oxidase subunit 5B2, whose amino-acid sequence is MAGRLLLRTCTTLQLARNNVVARSLPRAMGTLKGIPTDEEQATGLERRALQALKKGKDPWSILKPKEYAGTKEDPHIVPGISDKRLVGCLCEEDNTAIVWFWLHEGKPQRCPECGSHYQFVRHELPH
- the dnajc12 gene encoding dnaJ homolog subfamily C member 12 isoform X1, which codes for MDNILNCKPEDLDDYYGLLGCDELSSTEQIANEYRVRALACHPDKHPDNPRAVEEFQKLQEAKEVLCNEKSRRNYDVWKRSGITIPFHGWLALGDSVKTSMHWAVRTKKEPMLESSKATFPNSSHDRDCTDHESPEMPSPDAVPSSSDYCHRHFRWASDSPSSLLQKFRNYEI
- the dnajc12 gene encoding dnaJ homolog subfamily C member 12 (The RefSeq protein has 1 substitution compared to this genomic sequence) gives rise to the protein MDNILNCKPEDLDDYYGLLGCDELSSTEQIANEYRVRALACHPDKHPDNPRAVEEFQKLQEAKEVLCNEKSRRNYDVWKRSGITVPFHGWLALGDSVKTSMHWAVRTKKEPMLESSKATFPNSSHDRDCTDHESPEMPSPDAVPSSSDYCHRHFRWASDSPSSLLQKFRNYEI